The nucleotide window CCACGTTCCGCCTACCGGAGGAGACAACCACCACGAACCAGCTCTATAGTGGTCACTGAAAATCAGTACACACCCGATCGCATGATGGCTGTGCGATCGATGTGTAAACTATTTCAGTTGTCACGATAGTCCGAAGCGCCGTGCGTTACACCCGAGGAGGCTCAACGATGGCGATCCGAGCCTCGATGCCGCCGTTCCATCTCAGTGCGTCTGAGTTGTCGAACGCGAATCACGGCGACAGGCCTATGGTTTACTTCGGTGCGCAGCGTACGGAGACGTATGAAGATCCTCGTAGCTGTCGACGGATCCGAAGCGTCCAAGAACGCTCTCACCCACGCCATCGACATCGCAGACGCGATGGACGGTTCGATCACGGTCGTCCATGCAGCCGATCCCACCGTCCACGACGAGGGCGGGAGCGAACCGAGCTTGTCCCTCTGGGATGCAGACCAGCGACTGATCCTCGAGAGCGTCGAAGACGTCGAACAGCGGGGACTCGAGCTCCTCGACGACGCCTCCGCGTTCGCCGACGAACTCGGTCACGACGTCGCGGTCGAACTCCTCTATGGCAATCCGATCGCGGAGATCACCGATTACGCCGAGGACGAGGGATTCGATGCAATCTTCGTCGGCCACCGTGGTCGATCGGAGCGTGCTGGACTGATGCTCGGAAGCGTCGCGAAGTCACTCGTCGAACGGGCGACCATTCCAGTTACCGTCGTGCGCTGACGTCGTCCGTTTGCCCCATCACCAACGGTTGCGGTTGGGATTACTCCTCGAGTAGCCAGCCGAAGCGTTTCTCCCAGAACTCCTCGCTTGGGGGCTTTTTGCTCCGTCCGTACGTCTTCTCGTCGCGGATCTGACGTTCCAGGACGTCTCGCGCCTCGTTGAGCGCGTGACTCGCGCCGTACCCCTCTCCGGAGGCGATGTACAGTCCGCGATCGGTGTGCAACCGGATGCGGGCGAGCAAGAGCGGGACCCCGCGGCGTTTCTCGTCGTGTTCGTGGAGATGGACCTTCGCGTCCAGAACGTTCATCCCGTGGTCTCTGTCGTCGAACTTCTCGACCATCGCGACGATACTGTCGTAGGTCGTGTCGTCTATCAGGTCGGTCCCGTAGATCTGGACGGCGCGGTTCCCGCCGGCTTCCCACGTCAGTGACTCGAGCACGTCGGTTTTCGTGAGGATACCGTACGGCGTGCCGTCCGGCGTGACGATCAGCGACGAGGCATCGATCGTGAACATCTCCTCGACGGTCGTCTCGAGCGTTTCGTCCGGCTGGATCGTCCGCACTGGTGTGGTCATGATGTCTCGAACGGGCAGGTCTAGCATCCGCGCGGGCTCACCCTCCCGAGCGCCGAAGCCGCCGCGTCGAGAGCGGCCAGTACTGGACGAGATCTCGCCGCCGAACGGGTCGACACCGCCGGCATCGCCACCTTGACTCTTCACTTCGGCGCGGACCGTCAGTTCGGTTACGTCGTAGAGGCTCACGATCCCCGCTGCCGTCTCGTTCTCGACGACCGGGAGATGCGTGATCCGGTTCTCACGGAAGACGTTGAGCGCGTCGCCGAGCGTCGAATCCGGCTCGAGCGAGACGAGATCGCTGGAGGCTGCCTCCGAGACGGTCGCCGCGTCGAGAAACGGTTTGACTTTCTCGAGGATCGCATCGACGGTGACGACGCCGACCAGTGTTTCGCCCTCGAAGACGGGCAGGAGCTGGGAGTCGCTGTCGATCATCAGCTGCGCCACCTTCCGAATGTCCTCGTCCGGCGTGAGTCGAGGGACGTGCCAGACCAGCGAGCCGAGCTTTTCGTTGGGCTGGCGGTGCGAGGTGGCGAGTTGTCGGCGCGTGACGACGCCCTCGAACGAGTCACCCTGCACGACGACGCCGTTGACGTTCGAATCTTCGAACGTGCCGACGAGCTTCGAGACGGGTGTTTCCGGGGTGAATTCGACGTACTCTTGCAAAACGATGTCTTCGATATCCATGCGTGTTTTGTTGTATCAGATCGGGTATTAGTATGCGGAACGGTACCACAGTTGTGGTGGTCAGCCTCTTCATCGCTCTCCCACAAGAACTCGAGGGTCCGTTTCAGGGCTGTCCGTACAGTGTCTCGAGTGTGCGGGCCATCGACGCGACTTACTGGTCGAGGTACGCCATCGCCTCCTCGTCGGAGACCTGCCCGAAGCGCTCGTAGAACTGGCCGACACCCATGAACCCCCGCGGCGTCTCGAGGCAGACGACCTCGTCGGCTTCGTCCTCGAGGGCGGCGATCGACTCCGGCGGGCCGACCGGCACCGCCAGCACGATCCGGTCGGCGTCCGTCTCGTTGAGCGTCTTGAGACACGCCATGACCGTCGACCCCGTCGCGACGCCGTCGTCGACGACGACCACGGTTTTCCCGGTCAGATCCGGCGCGTCACGGTCACCACGATAGCGGTCGGCTTTCTGTCGGGCGCTTTCGGCCTCCTCCTCGCGGCGTCGCTGGAAGTACGCCTCGTCGCTGTCCGTTCGGCCGATCGCGTCCTCGTTTCGCCAGGTGCTGCCGTCGCTCGCGACGGCGCCGATGGCGTACTCCGGGTTACCCGGCGCGCCGATTTTCTTCGCGACGACAATATCCAGTGGGATCTCGAGTTCGTCGGCGACCGCTCGACCGAGCGGGAGCCCGCCGCGGGGGATCGCGAGCGCGATGTCCGCATCGATCTCCCGCTCGCGGAGTTCCACTGCGAGACGCGCACCTGCGTCGGTTCGGTCCCTGAAGCGTTGAGTACCGACCATCGCATCTACGTGCGACAGGTGACGATATATAACAGCCGGGTACCCCTCACGAGACCGAACGGATCTCGTCCGAAGCGGCTGTCACAGGGAGGGCCTCACGACGTAGACGATGCTTTACCAATCGAACCCGTTTCCTGTGAGAGGGACAGATGCGTACGCATGTATGACACGATTCTCATTCCGACTGACGGGAGCCGAGGGACCGACCAAGCGATCGCCAACGGGCTCGATATCGCAACCCAGTACGACGCCACCGTACACGCGCTGTGTGTCATCGACACTGCCCAGCTACTGGACCTCGGCTACTTCGGCGACCGCTCCGACTTCGAGACGCGGATCGAACCGCTCGAGAACGAGGCGAAACGGGCAGTCGGGGACGTCAAAGCGCGTTCGGAGCAACGGGACGTCGACGTGATCACGATCGTTCGCGAGGGAGAGCCCTACGAAACGATCATGTCGTACGTCGACGACGCCGACGTCGATCTAATCGTCATGGGTACGCACGGTCGACGCGGCCTGTCCCGGTATCTCCTCGGGAGCGTGACCAACCGCATCGTTCGGACGGCCGACGTGCCGGTGTTGACGGTCCGTATGACGGAGGACTGAGGCTCCGTGCTGGCAGATCGCTTTTGCGACGGCAGGCCGAGACGCGTGCTCGACATCGCGAGACAGACCTGACCCGAACGCACATCTCAGCCGTCGGTCGACTCGGGCCGTCGAACGTCGACTCCGTCCTCGGTGACCATCGCGAACGCGAGCGCGGATCCGGTTCGGGCGTCGCGTTCGACGGCACTGTCGATAGCCCGGGAAACGAGCGCTTGCGTTTCCTTGAGCGACAGCGTCTCCGCGTAGCCGCGGTCCAGCACGCCGAACGCGAGCTCTCGCCCGCTCCCCTCGGCCGTGTAATCGACCTCGAGAACCCCCTCGTCGCCGTCGACGGTGAAGACGTTCGAGCCGGTTTCGTCGACGCCTCCGAGGACGACCGTCGCGTCCAACGAGTGTGACCGGTGCTCGCGCCCA belongs to Natronorubrum aibiense and includes:
- a CDS encoding Ntn hydrolase family protein encodes the protein MPSRPIRLRPAHGDRYCPDGGEPGGEGGTLVGVGTTAGVVLAADTRTSRDTTVTSEASRKLESVHPTAAIGSSADLGRSRSFVHALRADVDRYENRHGRLMPLSALATVAGREHRSHSLDATVVLGGVDETGSNVFTVDGDEGVLEVDYTAEGSGRELAFGVLDRGYAETLSLKETQALVSRAIDSAVERDARTGSALAFAMVTEDGVDVRRPESTDG
- a CDS encoding phosphoribosyltransferase; the protein is MVGTQRFRDRTDAGARLAVELREREIDADIALAIPRGGLPLGRAVADELEIPLDIVVAKKIGAPGNPEYAIGAVASDGSTWRNEDAIGRTDSDEAYFQRRREEEAESARQKADRYRGDRDAPDLTGKTVVVVDDGVATGSTVMACLKTLNETDADRIVLAVPVGPPESIAALEDEADEVVCLETPRGFMGVGQFYERFGQVSDEEAMAYLDQ
- a CDS encoding universal stress protein, with amino-acid sequence MKILVAVDGSEASKNALTHAIDIADAMDGSITVVHAADPTVHDEGGSEPSLSLWDADQRLILESVEDVEQRGLELLDDASAFADELGHDVAVELLYGNPIAEITDYAEDEGFDAIFVGHRGRSERAGLMLGSVAKSLVERATIPVTVVR
- a CDS encoding universal stress protein; the protein is MYDTILIPTDGSRGTDQAIANGLDIATQYDATVHALCVIDTAQLLDLGYFGDRSDFETRIEPLENEAKRAVGDVKARSEQRDVDVITIVREGEPYETIMSYVDDADVDLIVMGTHGRRGLSRYLLGSVTNRIVRTADVPVLTVRMTED
- a CDS encoding CBS domain-containing protein → MDIEDIVLQEYVEFTPETPVSKLVGTFEDSNVNGVVVQGDSFEGVVTRRQLATSHRQPNEKLGSLVWHVPRLTPDEDIRKVAQLMIDSDSQLLPVFEGETLVGVVTVDAILEKVKPFLDAATVSEAASSDLVSLEPDSTLGDALNVFRENRITHLPVVENETAAGIVSLYDVTELTVRAEVKSQGGDAGGVDPFGGEISSSTGRSRRGGFGAREGEPARMLDLPVRDIMTTPVRTIQPDETLETTVEEMFTIDASSLIVTPDGTPYGILTKTDVLESLTWEAGGNRAVQIYGTDLIDDTTYDSIVAMVEKFDDRDHGMNVLDAKVHLHEHDEKRRGVPLLLARIRLHTDRGLYIASGEGYGASHALNEARDVLERQIRDEKTYGRSKKPPSEEFWEKRFGWLLEE